Proteins encoded together in one Vibrio metoecus window:
- a CDS encoding GNAT family N-acetyltransferase, producing the protein MRNMDIKLRPIESEEFDSLFSVVKQGIYSHVDAVFGWDDDFQRNRLKRDYDPSWFHWVEHGGQRIGMLCFKPYDNAIHVHLLVVFSEFQNQKFGQKIMNYVHKRADAEGRHWVTLSSFIRNDAAVRFYKSLGYQLIDSDEHFYSLSLQISS; encoded by the coding sequence ATGAGGAATATGGATATCAAATTACGACCAATAGAAAGTGAAGAATTCGATAGTCTTTTTTCTGTTGTAAAGCAGGGCATTTATTCACATGTTGATGCCGTTTTTGGTTGGGATGATGACTTTCAACGCAACCGTCTAAAAAGAGACTATGACCCTAGTTGGTTTCACTGGGTAGAACATGGAGGTCAACGAATTGGCATGTTGTGTTTCAAACCTTATGACAATGCAATTCATGTTCATCTACTTGTTGTTTTTTCCGAGTTTCAGAACCAAAAATTTGGGCAAAAGATAATGAATTATGTCCATAAGCGCGCGGATGCTGAGGGGAGGCACTGGGTGACGTTATCCAGTTTTATCCGAAATGATGCAGCGGTAAGATTTTACAAATCGCTTGGTTATCAGCTCATTGATAGTGATGAACACTTCTATTCTTTGTCGCTTCAAATTTCCTCATAA